In the Pseudoalteromonas sp. A25 genome, GGTGATACCGTTGCTGAACTCGTTGAAGGCGTCAGTAAGTTAGACAAGCTGAGCTTTAAAGATAAAAAACAGTTTCAGGCTGAAAACTATCGCAAAATGATCATGGCGATGACGCAAGATATTCGCGTTATTTTGATAAAACTTGCCGATAGAACACACAATATGCGCACGCTTGGCGCCCTTCGCCCTGACAAGCGACGCCGCATAGCCCGTGAAACGCTAGAAATTTTTGCGCCTATCGCAAACCGCTTGGGTATTCACGACATTAAAAATGAGCTTGAAGATTTAGGTTTTCAAGCGCTCTACCCTATGCGTCACCGTGCGCTCAAATCAGAAGTTGCTAAGGCACGCGGTAATCGCAAAGAAGTGATCAGCAATATTCAGACCGAAATAGAATCTCGATTACAAGAATCGGGGATCCTAGCTTCTGTCAGCGGTCGAGAAAAGCACCTATACAGCATATACAAAAAAATGCTCAACAAAGAGTTAATGTTCAATGAAGTAATGGACATCTATGCTTTTAGAATTAACGTTGACAACCTTGATACCTGCTATCGAGTTTTAGGTGTAGTACATAACTTGTACAAACCGATTGAAACGCGATTTAAAGACTATATAGCCGTACCTAAAACCAACGGCTACCAATCATTGCACACCTCCTTAGTAGGGCCTCATGGTATCCCTGTAGAAATACAAATTCGTACCCATGATATGGACCACATGGCAGACAAAGGGGTTGCAGCCCACTGGATGTATAAAAAGGCAGGAGACAACGCGGGGCATACAGCCCAGCAACGAGCTCGACAGTGGATGCAAAGCCTACTTGAATTACAGCAAAGTGCCGGCTCATCATTTGAATTTGTTGAAAACGTGAAAACTGAGCTATTCCCAGAAGAAATTTACGTTTTCACACCTGATGGTCGTATTGTTGAATTGCCAATGGGTGCTACCGCTGTTGACTTTGCCTATGCGGTGCACACCGACGTTGGTAACACCTGTGTTGGTGCACGTGTAAACCGCAAGCCTTATCCTTTAAGTAAAGCACTTGATACGGGTCAAACCGTTGAGGTTATAACCAGCTCAGGCGCGCATCCAAATGCAACCTGGCTCAACTTTATAGTTACAGGTAAGGCGCGTTTAGGCGTGCGTAATTACCTAAAAAGTCAGCATCAAGAAGAAGCGATACAGCTCGGTAGACGTCTTTTGGATTCTGCCCTTGGCGAAAGTAAACTTGATGATATTCCGCAAGAAAATATCAATCGAGTTTTAGAAGAGCATAAGCTGGCTACCCTGTTAGAGCTTTTGGTTGAAATTGGCACAGGTAACATTATGAGTGTGCTGATAGCCAAGCGCTTACTGCAAACAGATGATGGTATCGAAAACGTTGCAAAACGGGCCAAAGCAGCCATCATAGGCACAGAGGGCATGTTGGTAAACTACTCGAAATGCTGCCGACCGGTTCCTGGTGATGCCATAACCGCTTATGTGAGCCAAGGTAAAGGGCTGAACGTACACCGCCAAGAGTGTAAAAACATCAAAGGTTGGGAAAATGAACGTTCTAAATACTTTGTTGTAAAATGGGAAGACAACCCAGAAAAAGAATATATTGCAGCGCTAAGAGTGGAAATTATCAATCACCAAGGTGCATTAGCAAAACTGACCAACGTGGTAGCCAGTACTCAAGCGAATATCGTTGAAATAGCTACTGATGAAAAAGAAAGTAACTTATACGTGATAGATTTAGGCATAACCGTAAAAGACCGTATTCACGTCGCTAATATTATGCGTCGCATTCGCGTAATGCCAGATGTTCAACGCGTATATCGTAAGAAATAGGATTAACAATGAATAAAGCGATTATCTCTACCGATCAAGCACCTGCTGCGATTGGTACATACAACCAAGCAGTTAAAGTGGGTACTGCTGTATACTTATCAGGGCAAATTCCTCTAGTGCCAGAAACCATGGAAATGGTGTCTGATGACTTTGCACAGCAAGCTCAACAAGTATTTAAAAATCTAACGGCTGTATGTGAAGCCGCAGGTGGACAACTGCAGGATATGGTGAAGGTTAATATTTTCTTAACCGACTTAAGCAATTTTGCCACCGTAAACGAAATTATGAGCCAACACTTTAAAACGCCATACCCTGCACGTGCAGCCATTGGTGTGAAAGAGCTACCTAAAGGGTCTCAAATTGAGATTGATGGCATCATGGAACTGCCATCCACTAACTAATAAAATTCATCCATTAGTATTATAAGCTGCATTTATGCAGCTTTTTTTATCTCTGTTCTTTGATCTTAAGCACTTGACTCTATAATATTTATTAAGCACTCTGTAACTAATACTTTTGTTTTTTGTCATAGCTAATGATTGGCTTGATACCAAATACTTAATAAGGTCGCGTAGTTTAGACGCATTACGTTTTGACCCATAACACAGGCAGGTTTTGATATTTAGTGGGTCTTTGTGATATTCATTAGACAGTTAACGCAAAGTGAGGCTTTCCAAACGCGTTAGGGGTTTATGGTAATTGGTATAACGGGTAAAGGGTGGTAAACGTGTTCAAATTGGCGCACAACGGTAATGTTTTATTAGAAGTTGCTAAACTTAATCCCCCAAATGCAGCCTTCATTGTTGAAGCGCTGGAACAATCTCCCTATGCCGACTGCGAAGTAGATCATGAATCAATCGATGCTTTTTTTAAAAGCGACCACCCAGAAAAGCAACTCGTGGTTGCCAAAAAAGTAGACGCACAACTCTCTGTTGAAGTATCTGAAGATAAAATGACCGCCACCGCACATCTCGTCACAGCCAAAGGGGGCGCTAAAATTAGTCTAGAGCAGGCAAAAAAGGTCATTATCAAAGCGGGTGTCAGTCGGGGCTATAAGCAAGCTTATTTAGAACAAGTTTTACAAAAACAATTTGAGCTCCCCCCAGGCTCAAATGCAAATGGTGTTATTGCCAAGGGCCGTCCACCCGTTGATG is a window encoding:
- the spoT gene encoding bifunctional GTP diphosphokinase/guanosine-3',5'-bis pyrophosphate 3'-pyrophosphohydrolase; this encodes MYLFEGLKKKISEYLSPADVELVQKAYVVAREAHEGQTRSSGEPYITHPVEVTQILAGMRLDHETLMAALMHDVIEDTDFSQQDLAEIFGDTVAELVEGVSKLDKLSFKDKKQFQAENYRKMIMAMTQDIRVILIKLADRTHNMRTLGALRPDKRRRIARETLEIFAPIANRLGIHDIKNELEDLGFQALYPMRHRALKSEVAKARGNRKEVISNIQTEIESRLQESGILASVSGREKHLYSIYKKMLNKELMFNEVMDIYAFRINVDNLDTCYRVLGVVHNLYKPIETRFKDYIAVPKTNGYQSLHTSLVGPHGIPVEIQIRTHDMDHMADKGVAAHWMYKKAGDNAGHTAQQRARQWMQSLLELQQSAGSSFEFVENVKTELFPEEIYVFTPDGRIVELPMGATAVDFAYAVHTDVGNTCVGARVNRKPYPLSKALDTGQTVEVITSSGAHPNATWLNFIVTGKARLGVRNYLKSQHQEEAIQLGRRLLDSALGESKLDDIPQENINRVLEEHKLATLLELLVEIGTGNIMSVLIAKRLLQTDDGIENVAKRAKAAIIGTEGMLVNYSKCCRPVPGDAITAYVSQGKGLNVHRQECKNIKGWENERSKYFVVKWEDNPEKEYIAALRVEIINHQGALAKLTNVVASTQANIVEIATDEKESNLYVIDLGITVKDRIHVANIMRRIRVMPDVQRVYRKK
- a CDS encoding RidA family protein translates to MNKAIISTDQAPAAIGTYNQAVKVGTAVYLSGQIPLVPETMEMVSDDFAQQAQQVFKNLTAVCEAAGGQLQDMVKVNIFLTDLSNFATVNEIMSQHFKTPYPARAAIGVKELPKGSQIEIDGIMELPSTN